The Haliotis asinina isolate JCU_RB_2024 chromosome 3, JCU_Hal_asi_v2, whole genome shotgun sequence genome segment ACGTGCTTTCAAATGTGAGCGGGCATCTGAAAGTAAATTACCAGAGGGAATCAGGTATcataaattgtatttttttgtaAAGAGCATAGAGATTTGCTTGCTTCTATGTTTGGTGCTATACATTTTCTGTCCTTGAAATggtagtgaaatgaaaatatatatttctgaaacaaaacctTTTTGGAACATGGACCATGCAGACTTGATCTCGTATAAGGCTGacataatgccgatgtgacgttaaatccaACTTAACTTAACTCAAATTGCAACGAATTATGCAAAAAGGTCTTGCTAAATTTGAATAAAGTGTGTCGATCTGACTCCGCGGTTGACAGTGGGTCACTGTGTATTCCCTGCTGGGTTCTAAATTGTCAGTTCACAATATTATTATGCCGCTACACACGATTCTGTAATGTTATAATTCTGTGACAATTCTGACAAGTCATTACACATCTGGTACACCAAGAGTATTAGGGGCGGGTAGCATTGGTAAAAGCATTCAGTCGCCACGCccaagaccagggttcgattccccaaatgggtacaatgtgcgaagctcatttctggtgtccccacatATATGGGAGGCATATTGATTAGACAAGGaagaccaaactcactcactctaggagtattatactgtattgtttgtgtgcaataacatgtattacgtatgaaataacatgtaacagGCGGACGTAACCAACATTTTAGCCCCGACTACTTGATGTACATTTCAGTCGAAATATGAATGATGAACCAGTAAGGTCATAACAGCACTTGAGACCGGCATTTTGGACtgatatacatacaggtgagaATTGGTTGTCAACTTCATTTGAGGAACTCGACGTATCGGAGTATATTCAGTCTTAAATCCTGATCAGATTAGACTAAcgactagtctctgaaattaacacattttacagaaaaatgagTGCacagtaaataaatatatacaatgagaAGGAGCCGTGTGACTTGAGGTGTGGAAATCTTGACCGTCATCTAtcttctagacttgcgtgggctttcttggatatatttgcttcagggtttgCATGACTGGCAGACTAGTGGGAAGTAAGCATTTATTTCCTAAACGTCCTCAAACAACGACGTGGAAACTGAATTACACAGTTTACAATTACTTGTTTCCTGTTATATTTATCATCCATTGTAGCTAGTTTGTATATAGTCAGTCCCGGGGCTGTGGTCTACAATGCCATTCTCGATTCTAgaaaatattgctggaatatgatcACGGGTTTTCAGCTAGGAAGAGCATATATAGCTCCATTCTCATCTATAACTGTAACCCAAACAGAACCCGCACATGCCTTGTGGCACCCTGCTATAGATAAGGGGATGCTGTGCTGAAAGGTTAAAGGCCAAATAACCCCAAGCAGGCTCTTTTGGTAATTTAATATCCGTTATCTGAAGAAGCGGTTCTAACTTTTCATACTAATCAAACGATGTGACCATCGCATACGCATTAAGTCTAAGAATTTACATGAATAATTATTACCCCAAACCCAAATAATGTGCTAACATAAATATACTTATTATAttgacattaataaaatatttgatgaatgaTATTAACATATAATCACTGTATAATAGTAATTCTGATTTTATGTTCCTCTCTGCTCGAATGAATATAGAAGAATGCATATTTATGAAATTCTAGTCCACAATTCTGTATAAACGCAATGAGTGAAGCACATGTTGTGTACAACAATTAGATATAGTAACTCCAGAACACACGCTCTGATCACTCGGTGTGAGGTAATTCCAGGAATGTAATTGGTAGTACTGACAGGAGCCTGGAGTGCATTCTACAGCTACACATTCATATCTGAATGGGGCCGTCAGGCAAGGAACGGTGTGGAATTCCGATAGTTCTGAAAGTTATTTATGGAAACATGTTTTCCGAAATCTTGAGCAATTCAAACGCATGCAAATATATAGAAGTGACTTACGGTGAATGAAGACGGGGATACCTTGCTGGTGTAACGCCTCGTAACACCTGGAGAATCACGGACCCTCTCTGTGAATCACAAATACTCAGTTGACTATTTTTGGTGCTGCTGTTTACGGGCGGGACGGTGTCTACCCAAATTGTTCCTTGTGAGATTTATTCATAGCAGGCAGGCGCTTATAAAAACAGCTTTTCCAACAACAGCGAGTTATTTATAGACTGGTATGACTTGTGAGCTGTCAGTATTACAAAGAGTTGGATACATGTATTtccgtgtgtgagtgtgtgtgcgtgtgtatatataaatatgcgcTAGTTCGTCTTTTGCTGTTATAACCACTCGCTTCAATGAAACGAAACGCGATGTTTACAGCGCGGTGTATTCACACCTAAACGGTTCTTTAAGTACACTGTTACATAGATTTTGGCTTGAGTTTAAACTGGAAGAACTACGAATTTCATTCCGAGATTATAATTCAACAAGACaaaaaaatacattatgaaACAAGACATAACTGTTGGTTAAACAAATGGATGGGTACATGACACGTTCACGTCGTGTCTACTTTAAAACTAGACTCTGATCATCAGTGAGTTCGATATCGGCAAACAGATTTCGGAAAAAGTACCCATATTAGGCAGGTGACGGTTATGAAATGAGATAATTCAATGTAAAAACTTCTGAATAATGAgcctctgtctgtgtgtttaaTTTATTCGAAAAAGATTAAATAATTACGAACTGGGTGATAACAGTCAAAGTCTGATGAACCTATATCCACAGCGGTGTCCAGTTATTATCACAGCATTTTCTCCATCGTGTCAGCACTAGGCGTACCAGGCTTCCAAGGGGGTTAATTAGCGAATGCTCCAATCTCTTTCACACAATTTATCGTTCCATTCGGTGACACTACACATCACTTACATAGAGGAGCTCTCGTCTCATACATCCCCGCCTTCTCGAGCGCGTTGCGTTCTTGTGATGAGGGCACTGATGCCGCTTTGTGACTAAAAGCGctctctcgtcacgccaaatGACAATGCTAGAATATTGAAACGAGCAGCGAAAAACCACACTCATTTCTTGACACTTGTGACAGAGGACATGTAACTTGTGTTCCTTTCTTAAACGAGAGTTATTTAACCCCATTCCCTCAGCACTGATAATGTGTTCCACTCTATAGTGTCCCATGTCTCTTGTGAGAAAATGTTACTCATTCTTTTATAGTATGCCTTTTCTGAGCAGTATTGCAGTAGTCAAGTGTgcctgtattgtttttgtgccCCGTTTGCAGATAGCGTTGACATATTCCCGTTGATAAAATCATTCCATAAGCAAGGCGCGACGGAAGATTTGGCGGAGatcatgcagacttgttggagGATTCCGACGGCGTCGTAAACGTCGCTCCATTTCATACCAGAGGTGTTCAGTGGGTGACAAACCAGGTCAAGAGAACACGTTAACACCATTCTGATTCAGCAACACGTAGTCTACAGTTATGGTCTTGAAACGCCAGGGCTATTTTGTTGTAGAAATGATGAAGCCGCCATTTGATCACGGTACTGGAGACATCGATGTTCTGGCGTCTTAACTTACCGATGGGTTGGACGTTTTTTGCACGGATGTCGTTGATCTCTTGACGTCCTCGAAGAGTTTCCGCAGAAATAGATTTGTTGACGAGTATGGTGCAGTTTGTATGGGTTGATGGCTGGACTCTGTGTCGTAGGTGCGTAGTTCGAATCCATAGTTCTTGGCATGGGGAGGTTACTGGTGGGCAGTCACTATACGGACAGCAATTAACTTCCTGGAGACGTGTAAAATGAGAAGTTGAACAGAATAGTAGCTTCATGCTGCAAGAACCCGTGTCTTCTGCGTGATgctgcgaacgctttaaccacggaGCTACCTGACCGAGGCCTGTCGGTTTTGCAAATGGACTATGGTATTACTATAAGtttaaaaacattatacattccacaaacaaagaaagaaagaagtattAAAAATCCTCGAACCAATAGTAACAGTCCGCCTCATGCTACAAATACCAAGCAGTGCTCTAGGCCGCTATGATCCTGCAGACAAGGCATGGCGTTGAGTTAATGCCGGCCTCTCCCTTGGCATGTTGCACACCAGAAAGACAGACCACTGGGACGTCCGAGTCGTGAACTGGAGGCATTTTACGACCACTTCCAACACAGTGTGACACAAGGCAGTCCTGAGAGTCTGGTGGTTGATGACCTGGCTCTGAGTTACGTTCCTCTCCAGAGCTGGCTGCCACAGTAGATGTACACACAGCCAGAGGGAACTCGCTTTGTCGATAACTTCCTCTTCCCCTAGCAGAGTCCAAATCCACATGTAACACTGGGAAATAAAGAGTTGCATGGAACCGCTAGGAAATAAGGAGACACGATCATTTACGATCTTCACTCTCCAAATAATGCTACAAGTATTTCACAGCAGAGGCAGCATAGTCCGATTAGAGTCAAAAGGTTCACGATTCCCACCGCCACACAGTGCAGGTAGAAGGCCCCCCAGTAAAAGGTGTCCCGGCTTGGTGATTTCGGGTCTCCATCCTCCCTCACCAGGTCACCAGGTCTCATGTTACAAGCGAAGATTATCAGATGGATTAAGGAGAACAGACCTGAAAGTAAACAGTGGGTGACTTAACTTGGCTATGAACAGTGTTCCTGACATACTGCCTTAGAACACCAGACGTTTATCACCTTCAATTTGGGTATTCATACGCAAAATGAAAGAATTCGAGCACGTCTAAAGGAAATGACTAGACCTCTAGACCCTGAAAGTAACACAAACGCAGCTACGTTTAACTGCTTGATCCAGGTGGTCCTAAACCTTCAGTCTAAACCTGCATTGAATGCAACGTTAAACTCATATAAATTATACGTTTGATTACTAGAATCTCTTGTTTGAGTGGATTGGCATAAGTCATTTTGCTGGGATTGTCAATCAGCGTCAAGCTTCGCGTGATtttaatgatgaaaaagtgaGGTTCATTCCTCAGGACGGGAGGAAGTGCGACAAGGGATGTTTACCTGTAACGGTCCACAAAACAAGGAATGGTACCATTAACCTTGTTTCGGCTGTCTTGTCGAGCAGGATAATGCAGCACCACAAGACTGATGCTACACACAGCAGCACGAGACACATTATGGCAAAGAACTGAACTGCACGCACCCAGCCTGCAAAGAAGAAAAAGACTCGGCGAGATCCTCAAGCATGGTTAACAATAGTCAAGTTGATCAACGGATTGATTCCCACTTGCGAGGACTTTGATTTGAAACAGACAATGGAAACTAAGAAACTAGTTTAACTGTTAAAGCGTTGACGGTTCCATTctacacatggttacaatgcgTTAAGCCCATTCCCGTTGTTCACCAACGTATTATTggtcgaatattgctaaaagcgcagAAAAACCATATTCAGTCAGACGTCCATGTGTGACTAACATTAGTTATCACTTCAAGGAGATATGTGTTTGTCTGATGAACAACGGcaataaaaacagaaataatttaAGTAAAAGTTCTCTGTATTATGTCCGTTAATGGGTCATTATCAGCAAGCATTTAATTACCTGGCACACCAGCCACGAGCAAACTGAAGCAGTCCTTGGGCTTCGCCTCATCAAAAACCTAAGAACATACATGAAAATGGCTGTATATGCAGGATCACGCTCTTAATCCTTGGCAAAGACTTCGCAAAAAGGATCACGTGTCAGTTTCAATGTTGGGGATGATGGGATGCAAGTTggggtgtgtggtggtggttcTTGAAGTTGTAGAATGACATGATTTTAGCGCAGCAACAGCCAAGAGGATAACACAAAAAGGGTAGACAACTTATGAAGAGATACAGAGTGGGATATGGATCTTTGACGTGTACCAACTATGATAAAACCAACGATGCGAGATTTGAACCAGTATTATGGCATGCCAAACGCACTCACACCCCTTTAACCAGATtgtttccctactgcctagtcaACTCTACAATGCCATatccctaaatgaagcaagtctagattctaagtctctggtctcccttggactccttttcaatttaaatgggtttattagatacaatcaaaatttaaaaaatagttcaaaaatatatattaaaatctaaaaGGTTCAGTGATTGGATATAATGTTACTCATGTAAGGAAATGATGTGTTCCctataattatttgttttatatggcTTATTCTCCTTTTGTATATATCTTTCTATTCCTGTACATAGTTTGTTTCACTTCATGCATGTAAGCATTGTATATAGGAGAGGGTTTCACTAAGTTGGgataacttgtacccaatccattctctggaataaatatatttaaaagaaatcaaaattatatattcagagaataaGCGTTAGTCTAAACCCTCCCTTGCCCAGTCGGAAGGACACTCCCGTTCGCAGCTTCTTTCGGCAAGTATGGATTGCTAAGGATCAATTCTTACCCGGGTCTTGGCGGGTCGGTGAAAAGATTATGCTCAAAGAGATAGGTCAGCATTTAGAAAGAGTTTGCGGGCACGCATCTATTTGCAGGCGGCTGGTCAAGGTTCTTCATGTGGTTGATACTTGTCATCGTTTCTTAAGTATGTAAATCAGTATTCATGTACTGTGCAATTCACAGAATCGTAGTAAACTCATACATCGTCCTGAAATAGGATACCCGTGAAGGCCCAgctgtagaataggccttcagcaacccatggttgccataaaatacgactatacttgtcataagaggcgactaacgggatcgggtagtcagactcgctgacttggttgacacatgtcatcgcttccccattgcgcagatcgatgctcatgttgttggtcactggattgtctggtccaaattcgattacttacagacagccgccatatagctggaatattgctgagtgcggcgtaaaataaactcacttactaACCCTGAAACAGGAGGAATATATTCTTTCATGCAGAGAGTGCTCAACAGAAACGTTAAAATTAAGAATTCAAATCTGTCATATGATAATATGTGTCGACCCCAGTGCCGACTAATGACACAACACATTCCGTTAGATATGATAGAAAATGGATGGTACCACCAAAAAAGTTTTCAGCTCCCAACATGGCAGCCATGCCGAAAACCGGACTGAAACCACTGCAACAAATTATTTATGCTGTATTTGGAGGGGCAGGTATGTGAGGTTTCAGCGTCATTGGCCTAGTGGTTTCTGAAGGCACA includes the following:
- the LOC137278522 gene encoding uncharacterized protein, producing the protein MPVARGKAATATAGATLLIVYCCGLGFDTWMVAYEQTSKKRGRVIANMGLFRACGYDINLQVFDEAKPKDCFSLLVAGVPGWVRAVQFFAIMCLVLLCVASVLWCCIILLDKTAETRLMVPFLVLWTVTGLFSLIHLIIFACNMRPGDLVREDGDPKSPSRDTFYWGAFYLHCVAVGIVNLLTLIGLCCLCCEILVALFGE